One genomic window of Daphnia pulex isolate KAP4 chromosome 12, ASM2113471v1 includes the following:
- the LOC124208895 gene encoding uncharacterized protein LOC124208895, with protein MGIKGGPFGVQILLSKLSKMKSFSIFFLLLVSLAVAAEAQLTKQRSSSTLNDPSTSRNFAAILKAEMAIRSLPSSAKACLDRFSMAANGTVRPTINNSSNGQRQCSFFIDAPADKLIQMTCSVVSLKSPGAELVIYGGSEINVNPPVVNRIYTSRSNNMFLFSRVDKTDWFDCKWKMIPEPQTTEYQLCRDGTSATPNGTIQLSADDPSTDPRMCMFVITVPSDHRIQLMCSNVTLSSPDNYLQVQTISETVIADPPAMNRVYTSTSEIIYLFSQFSNRDSFKCQWTTVMIPPLTNDNKLCREKITKSASGHIQPLMANGKNVQLNSCSFIIEVPPNQLTEISCPVINFTSPGSYLHFSGISDLNMALTPLANRVYTSGVDLIHLNSQIDVNKDWFNCTWSAVPALSTTDFKLCRHGGTTSSTGTLQPFLDGLTTGEPRECYFFIELPLDEQIEFSCSSMNLSSPGSYLRVVGVSDFDENPPIENGIYLSNGTRVLVYSKFNNGDWFDCIWASTTCPVPLTTDAATSTASTTAVTTPATTSSTTTTAQPTTSTTMPSTTSTTTTAPTTSTATTSTTPKTTTIPTITEEYYYYEE; from the exons ATGGGTATAAAAGGCGGCCCTTTTGGCGTTCAAATTCTACTCTCCAAACTgtcgaaaatgaaatcattttcaattttcttccttctacTCGTCTCGTTGGCTGTCGCTGCG GAGGCCCAACTTACCAAGCAACGATCGTCCAGCACGTTGAATGATCCTTCGACAAGCCGAAACTTTGCCGCCATTTTGAAAGCGGAAATGGCCATTCGATCGCTTCCATCCAGCGCCAAGG CGTGTTTGGACCGATTTTCAATGGCGGCCAACGGGACTGTCCGTCCCACCATCAATAACTCCAGCAACGGGCAAAGGCAGTGCAGCTTCTTCATAGACGCACCCGCCGATAAGCTCATCCAGATGACCTGCTCGGTCGTCAGTCTTAAAAGTCCCGGCGCCGAATTAGTTATTTACGGAGGTTCCGAAATCAACGTCAATCCGCCCGTAGTCAATCGAATTTACACTTCAAGGAGCAACAACATGTTCCTGTTTTCCAGGGTCGACAAAACTGACTGGTTCGActgcaaatggaaaatgattcCCGAACCGCAAACAACTGAATATCaac TTTGTCGCGATGGAACGTCCGCCACTCCCAACGGGACCATTCAGCTATCAGCGGACGATCCCAGCACAGATCCGAGAATGTGCATGTTTGTCATTACCGTTCCTTCCGACCACCGAATTCAGTTGATGTGCTCAAACGTGACCCTCAGCAGTCCTGACAATTATTTACAG gtCCAAACGATTTCCGAAACTGTGATAGCCGATCCACCTGCAATGAATCGGGTCTACACGTCGACCAGCGAAATCATTTACCTGTTTTCTCAATTCAGCAATCGAGACTCTTTCAAATGCCAATGGACGACGGTTATGATCCCACCACTGACAAATGATAACAAAC TATGTCGGGAGAAAATCACGAAATCTGCCAGCGGACACATTCAACCGTTAATGGCTAACGGCAAAAATGTTCAACTAAATTCCTGTTCGTTTATCATCGAAGTGCCTCCCAATCAATTGACTGAGATCTCTTGCCCGGTCATCAATTTCACTAGCCCAGGGAGTTATTTGCAT TTCAGCGGAATTTCCGATTTAAACATGGCTCTTACGCCTCTGGCCAACCGAGTGTACACTTCCGGCGtcgatttgattcatttgaattctcaAATTGACGTCAATAAAGATTGGTTTAATTGCACATGGTCAGCTGTTCCGGCTCTATCGACGACGGATTTCAAAC TCTGTCGCCATGGAGGAACAACATCGTCCACTGGGACCCTTCAACCATTTTTGGATGGTCTAACAACGGGAGAACCGAGAGAATGTTATTTCTTCATTGAATTGCCTTTGGATGAACAAATTGAGTTTTCGTGTTCATCCATGAACTTGTCAAGTCCTGGAAGTTATTTGAGG GTCGTTGGTGTGTCTGATTTTGACGAGAATCCGCCCATAGAAAACGGAATTTATTTGTCAAATGGAACGAGAGTCCTTGTGTATTCGAAATTCAACAACGGGGATTGGTTCGATTGCATTTGGGCGTCAACAACCTGCCCTGTTCCACTGACGACAGACGCTGCAACTTCAACGGCAAGTACAACAGCAGTCACGACACCAGCGACTACCTCGTCGACAACTACCACCGCACAGCCAACCACCTCAACAACAATGCCATCAACTACGTCGACCACAACAACAGCTCCAACAACATCCACTGCAACGACTTCAACAACacccaaaacaacaacgatTCCAACCATTACCGAAGAATACTACTACTATGAAGAATAA
- the LOC124208894 gene encoding cell wall protein DAN4-like: MKLFPIVFLLAVAAGEALDEICNSRKTTTNLIARRTWPSQIASTTAKPTTDTTTASPKSTTTAESSTVSTTAPTTTTTTAVTSTTSIPSTTTTKSSSTMSSTSTTTMATTTTPLLILFNCSVTDPECGTMCTNLTSTGGVVQSPNYPGDYGNEERRCEVSITAPAGWMIQLKFTAFNVEKNVAAVFANDGTSSVMTPTSGNTIPDLVPTAVGMMRIFFQYYVSSKPITATYNWQATFSVTSQGSLCSVENPACGNMCTNVTPAGNGVVQSPNFPADYGSEYKNCQVSIVVPAGKRIRLEFTTFNLETDISSILVSDKSALYLPWTTGNTIPPVVTTSSNILLMKFFTKDSTKPNAAIYNWKATYTAV, from the exons ATGAAGTTGTTTCCGATCGTCTTCCTTTTGGCTGTCGCTGCTGGG GAGGCCCTTGACGAAATCTGCAATTCCCGGAAGACGACAACAAATCTGATAGCGAGACGAACTTGGCCCAGTCAAATTGCCTCGACGACGGCCAAACCGACAACCGACACGACGACGGCCAGTCCAAAGAGCACAACAACCGCAGAGTCATCCACTGTTTCGACGAcagcaccaacaacaaccacaacaactgCTGTGACAAGCACGACGAGCATCCCGTCGACAACCACCACAAAGTCCAGCAGCACCATGAGCTCAACATCAACAACCACCAtggctacaacaacaactccttTACTGATTCTTTTCAATTGCTCCGTTACTGATCCAG AGTGTGGAACTATGTGCACCAATTTGACGTCAACGGGAGGTGTTGTCCAGTCTCCCAACTACCCCGGTGATTACGGGAATGAGGAGAGGCGATGCGAAGTCTCCATCACCGCGCCGGCAGGATGGATGATCCAATTGAAATTCACCGCCTTCAATGTGGAGAAGAACGTAGCTGCTGTCTTT GCTAACGATGGCACATCGTCTGTAATGACTCCGACCAGCGGCAACACAATTCCTGATCTAGTCCCCACGGCCGTCGGCATGATGCGCATCTTCTTTCAATATTATGTCAGTAGTAAACCCATCACGGCCACATACAATTGGCAGGCGACTTTTTCTGTGacg AGCCAAGGGAGTTTATGTTCCGTCGAAAATCCAG CGTGCGGGAATATGTGCACCAATGTGACGCCGGCGGGCAATGGTGTTGTCCAGTCTCCCAACTTCCCCGCCGACTACGGGAGTGAATACAAGAATTGCCAAGTCTCTATTGTCGTGCCAGCAGGAAAGCGAATCCGGTTGGAATTCACTACCTTCAATTTGGAGACTGACATAAGTTCTATTCTT GTTAGCGACAAAAGCGCACTTTATTTGCCCTGGACAACCGGAAATACAATTCCTCCAGTAGTCACCACATCATCCAACATATtgttaatgaaattttttaccaAAGACAGTACTAAACCCAATGCCGCAATATATAATTGGAAGGCGACTTACACTGCG